Proteins encoded within one genomic window of Thalassophryne amazonica chromosome 23, fThaAma1.1, whole genome shotgun sequence:
- the krcp gene encoding LOW QUALITY PROTEIN: kelch repeat-containing protein (The sequence of the model RefSeq protein was modified relative to this genomic sequence to represent the inferred CDS: inserted 1 base in 1 codon) yields the protein MDSFGVYAVFDVSSPPQKLLSAYGSHKVSVAVPWTSCQVVVFSHGPWGNRVCVNVELCDAERIPITMGKLTPYNKCLCWEQWEEESWTKNITLTVALEGGNLDTVAPLSVCKLNSKRKRDRLFEEEPDKGKTSIKGEEENVCPNGKVVKTKSVRKVKGEPKGNQRLFVEEDEAKTKGAANGEVQRIVGRTSSHGEARVVGRKTKRPTQCDKPPVHAPSGRWGQTLCPIDAQTAILMGGQGTRMQFCKDPMWKLCTEDMSWVTAETLAEGPTPEARIGHTAVYDPDSKRIFVFGGSKNKKWFNDVHILDTQSWKWTMVEAQGKVPPLAYHSCSMFRGELFMLGGVFPRPNPEPDGCSDSLYIFDPHQSIWYQPIVTGNKPSPRSGHSASVIQERKIYVFGGWDTPVCYNDMYMLDLGLMEFSEVKTTGKPPSPRSWHGSAVLSDTKFLIYGGYNGNNALSDTFIFDTGTNCWTEVKHPSXSVPIAGHSIITMEITHHSRFSEEEEDTDMDATSVTTTLLVFGGGDNEGNFYSDVMCVAVEELLSFV from the exons ATGGATTCTTTTGGGGTTTATGCGGTTTTTGACGTGAGCAGCCCGCCTCAGAAGCTCCTGTC tgCCTACGGATCGCACAAGGTCTCTGTTGCAGTTCCTTGGACTTCCTGCCAGGTGGTGGTGTTTAGCCATGGGCCTTGGGGTAACAGGGTGTGTGTCAACGTTGAGCTCTGTGATGCTGAGCGGATACCCATCACCATGGGCAAACTCACGCCTTACAATAA GTGCCTGTGTTGGGAGCAGTGGGAAGAGGAGTCATGGACGAAAAACATCACACTGACTGTCGCTCTGGAGGGAGGAAACCTC GACACCGTGGCTCCTCTTTCAGTCTGCAAGCTCAACAGCAAGCGAAAGCGAGACCGATTATTTGAGGAAGAGCCTGACAAAGGGAAGACATCGATAAAAGGTGAGGAAGAGAACGTGTGTCCCAACGGCAAGGTGGTAAAGACCAAATCTGTGCGAAAGGTCAAAGGAGAACCAAAAGGAAACCAGAGGCTGTTTGTTGAAGAAGATGAGGCAAAGACGAAGGGAGCAG CTAATGGGGAGGTGCAAAGGATTGTGGGAAGGACATCTTCACATGGCGAGGCTAGGGTGGTGGGCAGGAAGACCAAGAGGCCCACACAGTGTGATAAGC CTCCTGTGCACGCCCCTTCGGGTCGCTGGGGTCAAACGCTGTGTCCCATTGATGCTCAGACAGCAATTCTGATGGGAGGACAGGGGACCAGGATGCAGTTCTGCAAGGATCCCATGTGGAAGCTCTGCACAG AAGACATGTCCTGGGTCACAGCAGAGACGCTGGCAGAGGGTCCGACCCCTGAAGCCAGAATCGGACACACGGCTGTCTACGATCCAGACTCCAAAAGGATCTTTGTGTTTGGTGGCTCAAAGAACAAGAAGTGGTTCAATGATGTCCATATCCTGGACACCCAGAGCTGGAAATGGACCATGGTGGAG GCTCAGGGTAAAGTCCCCCCGTTGGCCTACCACAGCTGCAGTATGTTCAGAGGGGAACTGTTCATGCTGGGAGGAGTGTTCCCTCGTCCAAACCCGGAGCCCGATGGCTGCAGTGACTCCCTGTATATCTTCGATCCCCACCAATCCATTTGGTACCAACCCATTGTTACGGGCAACAAGCCATCCCCTCGCTCAGG GCATTCGGCATCTGTGATACAGGAAAGGAAGATCTATGTGTTTGGCGGATGGGACACTCCGGTCTGCTACAACGACATGTATATGTTAGACCTCG GCCTGATGGAGTTCTCAGAAGTGAAAACAACGGGAAAACCCCCGTCTCCTCGCAG CTGGCATGGCAGTGCTGTGCTCTCAGACACAAAGTTCCTCATTTATGGTGGTTACAATGGAAACAACGCTCTCAGCGACACCTTCATCTTTGACACAG ggacaaactgctggacagagGTGAAACACCCAA TTTCCGTGCCCATTGCAGGACACTCCATTATCACCATGGAAATCACCCATCACAGTCGCTtctcagaggaggaggaggacacagATATGGATGCAACCTCTGTTACCACAACTCTGCTGGTGTTTGGAGGCGGAGACAACGAAGGCAACTTTTACTCAGACGTGATGTGTGTCGCTGTGGAGGAGCTGCTGAGTTTTGTTTAG
- the cct7 gene encoding T-complex protein 1 subunit eta codes for MMPTPVILLKEGTDTSQGIPQLISNINACQVIAEAVRTTLGPRGMDKLLVDSRGKATISNDGATILKLLDVVHPAAKTLVDIARSQDAEVGDGTTSVTLLAAEFMKQLKPYVEEGLHPQTIIRAFRTATGLAISKIKEISVSVKKDDKQEQRQLLEKCAATALNSKLIASQKEFFSMMVVDAVMSLDELLSLKMIGIKKVQGGALEDSQLVSGVAFKKTFSYAGFEMQPKRYKNPKIALLNVELELKAEKDNAEVRVKSVEDYQAIVDAEWNILYDKLEKIYQSGAKVVLSKLPIGDVATQYFADRDLFCAGRVQEEDLKRTMMACGGSIQTSVGALTENVLGQCELFEEVQVGGERYNFFKGCPKAKTCTIILRGGAEQFTEETERSLHDAIMIVRRAIKNDSIVAGGGAIEMELSKYLRDYSRTIPGKQQLLIGAYAKALEVIPRQLCDNAGFDATNILNKLRAKHAQGGMWYGVDINNEDIADNFAACVWEPSIVRINALTAASEAACLILSVDETIKNPRSSMDAPPGGVGRGRGRGRPHAH; via the exons ATGATG CCCACACCTGTTATCTTGCTGAAGGAGGGGACGGACACGTCTCAGGGCATCCCACAGCTCATCAGTAACATCAATGCCTGCCAG GTGATTGCCGAGGCTGTCAGGACCACTCTGGGCCCcagaggaatggacaaactgtTGGTGGACAGCAGAG GTAAGGCCACAATCTCCAATGATGGAGCCACAATACTGAAGCTCCTGGATGTGGTCCACCCTGCAGCCAAGACACTGGTGGACATCGCTCGTTCCCAGGATGCTGAG GTTGGAGATGGCACCACCTCCGTCACTCTCCTGGCTGCTGAGTTCATGAAGCAGTTGAAGCCATACGTGGAGGAGGGTCTCCATCCTCAGACGATCATCAGAGCGTTCCGCACAGCTACGGGACTCGCCATCAGCAAAATCAAGGAGATCTCAGTCTCTGTTAAAAAAGATGACAAGCA AGAGCAGAGGCAGCTGCTGGAGAAATGTGCAGCCACGGCTCTGAATTCCAAGCTAATTGCCAGTCAGAAAGAATTCTTCTCCATGATGGTGGTGGATGCTGTCATGTCTCTGGATGAGCTGCTGTCTTTGAAGATGATTGGCATCAAGAAGGTCCAGGGAGGAGCACTTGAG GATTCCCAGTTGGTGTCTGGAGTTGCGTTCAAGAAAACCTTCTCCTATGCCGGTTTTGAGATGCAGCCTAAACGTTACAAGAACCCAAAGATTGCCCTGCTCAACGTGGAGCTGGAGCTAAAGGCTGAGAAGGATAATGCCGAGGTCCGCGTCAAATCAGTGGAG GACTACCAGGCCATCGTGGACGCAGAATGGAACATTCTGTACGACAAGCTGGAGAAGATCTACCAGTCTGGAGCCAAAGTGGTTTTGTCTAAACTGCCCATTGGTGATGTTGCCACGCAGTACTTCGCTGACAGGGACCTGTTCTGCGCGGGCAGGGTCCAGGAGGAGGATCTAAAGAGGACCATGATG GCCTGTGGAGGCTCCATCCAGACATCAGTCGGCGCCCTGACAGAGAATGTCCTTGGACAGTGTGAGCTGTTTGAGGAGGTCCAGGTTGGAGGAGAGAG GTACAACTTCTTTAAGGGCTGTCCTAAAGCGAAGACGTGCACCATCATCCTGAGGGGTGGAGCCGAGCAGTTCACAGAGGAGACGGAGCGCTCgctgcatgatgccatcatgattGTGCGCAGGGCCATCAAG AATGACTCCATTGTGGCGGGTGGAGGCGCCATAGAGATGgagctgtccaaatacttgaggGATTATTCCAGGACTATCCCCGGCAAACAGCAGCTCCTGATCGGAGCGTACGCCAAGGCACTGGAGGTCATTCCCAGGCAGCTGTGCGATAACGCTGGCTTCGATGCCACAAACATCCTGAACAAACTGCGTGCAAAACACGCACAG GGCGGGATGTGGTACGGCGTGGACATCAACAATGAGGACATCGCTGACAACTTCGCTGCCTGCGTCTGGGAGCCGTCGATCGTGAGGATCAACGCCTTGACGGCAGCGTCAGAGGCAGCCTGTCTGATCCTGTCGGTCGATGAGACCATCAAGAACCCACGTAGCTCTATGGACGCACCTCCAGGGGGTGTCGGCAGGGGCAGAGGTCGTGGGAGGCCACATGCTCACTAG